From a region of the Triticum aestivum cultivar Chinese Spring chromosome 7D, IWGSC CS RefSeq v2.1, whole genome shotgun sequence genome:
- the LOC123164569 gene encoding xyloglucan endotransglucosylase/hydrolase protein 3-like, whose amino-acid sequence MDKRSGAGFCSKSTSGSGFFRMRMKLMSVPPQSSDRDEVDFEFLGNVDGQPITLQTNVFVNGHGNREQRLKLWFDPAADFHEYKILWNPHQLVTFVDDVPIRVLRNLTGRVPEYEFPAKRIGVWASLWNGSEWATDRGRIKIDWNRAPFTAGYQGFGVDACANTSSTPCHSRNWWWNAHRYRRLSARQRAAYENVKKTYVYYDYCADKDRFKNTTMPVECSHSSYLAY is encoded by the exons ATGGACAAGAGGTCCGGCGCCGGGTTCTGCTCCAAGTCGACGTCTGGCTCGGGGTTCTTCCGCATGAGGATGAAG CTGATGTCAGTACCACCTCAGAGCAGTGACCGCGACGAGGTGGACTTCGAGTTCCTGGGCAACGTGGACGGCCAGCCCATCACCCTCCAGACCAACGTCTTCGTCAACGGCCACGGCAACAGGGAGCAGAGGCTGAAGCTGTGGTTCGACCCGGCAGCCGACTTCCACGAGTACAAGATACTCTGGAACCCTCACCAGCTCGT GACATTTGTGGACGATGTGCCGATACGGGTGCTCAGGAACCTGACGGGCCGTGTGCCGGAGTACGAGTTCCCGGCGAAGCGGATTGGCGTCTGGGCGAGCCTGTGGAACGGTTCCGAATGGGCGACGGACCGCGGCAGGATCAAGATCGACTGGAACCGCGCGCCGTTCACCGCGGGGTACCAGGGCTTCGGTGTCGACGCCTGCGCCAACACCAGCTCGACGCCGTGCCACTCGAGGAACTGGTGGTGGAACGCCCACCGGTACAGGAGGCTGTCCGCCCGGCAGCGTGCGGCCTACGAGAACGTCAAGAAGACGTACGTGTACTACGACTACTGCGCCGACAAAGATCGGTTCAAGAACACCACAATGCCGGTTGAGTGCAGCCACAGTAGCTACTTAGCCTACTAG